The Fimbriimonadia bacterium genome contains the following window.
TACGGCCGAACTCGCCCATCGCCCGTCGTCGTTCCTCGTCATCCAGCAGATCTCGGATCGCTTGGGCGAACAGCCGCTCGTCGTTCGGGGGCACGTACACGGCAGCCTCCTGTGCCGAATAGCGTGCCTCCTTCAAGTCGAACGATACCACCGGCAGACCCATCGCCATGTATTCGATGATCTTGTTCATGGTCGAGAGGTCGTTCAGAGCGTTCATCGGGTCCGGTGCGAGTCCGAGCGAGGCGGTACAAAGATACCGCTTGAGGTCTTCGTCGGGAATGCGCCCGGTGAACTCGCAGTGGTCAGCCAGGCCACACTCTGCAGCCAAAGCCTTCAGCTCGTCCCAGCAGTCCCCCGCGCCGATGAACGCGAAGAAGACGTCCTTGCGCCCCATCTCGTTCACCATAAGGCTCGCCGCCCGAACCGCGTAGTCCACGCCGTCTTGGGGGCCCATCACACCCAGATAGACCACCAAGTGCTTGCGCCCGCGTCTCAGACCCTCGTCCGCCTCGACCCGCTGGAACCGCGAGAGTAGCGGCCCAGAGCGCACGACGACCGCGTCTTCAGGCTTCTTCTTCCCCCGCTGGATGGCGATGTCTCGATAGCTCTCGTTCGTGCAGATCACCATGTCGGCAGTCTCGAACGTTTTCCGTTCCAGCCAATACTGCGCCGATAAGAACAAGTCTTGCCGCCCAAACTTGGACCAATATAGCTCCGGGCACAGATCGTGGTGGTCGAAGACGAAGCGCTTGCCCAGCCGCTTGTAATAAGAGCCGATAACCCAGAACGTGTCGGGCGGGTTGCAGGCGTGGATCACGTCGAAGCCGACTTCGTCCTCCACCCGCTTGGTTAGGTTCAGCGTCTTCAGCCAGCAGTAAGCAAACTCATACAAGAAGCTGGCCTTGCTCTTGGTCGGCGGGGGCATCGGGTACCGGAAAACGTGAATCCCGTCAATCACCCGATTCGGATGGTCTCGCTCGTCCGGAGGGCAGGGCGAGATCACCGACACGCGATAACCGGCTTCGGTGAGCGCCGTGGATTCCATCCACACCCGCCGGTCGAAGGGCACAGGCAGGTTTTCGACGATAATCAGGATCCGACCCTTCGACGCGGGCTCGCCTACCAATACAGCCCCTCGTAACTGCCGCCGTAGTCCTCGGGACGCCCGACTCCCGCCAGGTCGATGCAAAGCTGCCCGGCCCGAGTCTTGGGCGCGAGAGATGCGAACTCGGGAGCGTTGTGCGAAAAGATCAGCACCTCGGCCTCGCGGATCACCTCGTCTGCATCGTCACTCAGAATCTCCGCGATATGCGGGATCTCCTTCTCGATGAACGCCTTGTTGGAGCCGAACAGCGCCGCGTAGCTGACGTTCGGGTCGAAGATGCGCAGCCGATAACCCTTGCCGATCAGGTGTTCGGCGAGGGTCACCAGGGGGCTGTCCCTAAGGTCATCGGTTCCTGGCTTGAAGCTGAGCCCCAGCAACCCGATCTGCTTCTTGCCATACCGTTGTATCCGTTCCACCAGCCGCTCGATCTGCAGCTTGTTGCACGGCATGATGGCCTCGAGCACGGGCAACGGGATGTCGAGCTGCCGAGACCGATACACGGCTGCCTTTACGTCCTTGGGGAGGCAGGAGCCGCCAAAGGCGAACCCCGGCTTCATATAGTAGGTCGAAATGTTCAGCTTCGTATCCAGGCAGAATATCTCCATCACGCGCCGCGCGTCTACGCCTTCTGCCTTGCACATCATCCCCACTTCGTTCGTAAACGTCACCTTCAGCGCGTGGAACCAGTTACACACGTACTTGATCATCTCCGCTTCGCGAAGCCGAGTGTGGAACACGGGAGCCTGGACGCCTTCGTAGATGGCCGCGACCAGCTCGAAGTCGCGGTCGAACGGCGTGCCGATCACGGTGAACGGCGGATTGTGGAAGTCGAAGATGGCCGACCCCTCGCGAAGGAACTCCGGGTTCATCGCCACTCCGAAGCCCTCCCCCACCTTCTTGCCGCTAGCTCGCTCCAGCGTAGGGATCACCAGCGACTCGAAGGTGCCTGGCACCAGCGTGCTGCGAATCACCACGCAGTGGTAGCCATCGTGATCCCGCAGCGCCTCGCCGATTTCGGAGCACACGCGCTCGATGTACTCGGTGCTCAGCGAGCCGTTCGGTCGGCTGGGCGTGCCTACGCAGATGAGCGACACGTCGGTGGCGGTGACGGCGTCCTTGGCCGAAGAGGTCACGGATAGGCGTCCGGCCGCGACCGACTCGGCGAGGTACTCGCCGAGGTCCTTCTCCACAATGGGCGACTCGCCTTCGCGGATCGGCCGCAGCTTGTTCTCGTCGGGGTCCACGCCGACCACGGTGTGCCCGCTCTTCGCGAAGCACGCCGCCGATACGGCTCCCACATATCCTAGGCCGAACACGCTGATCCTCATCGTCTTCCTCCCTGGGCGCAGGTTCCCGTCAAGGTGATTCTCGGGGCCCGCCGAGCCTCCGTTGAGCCTACCCTAAGTGAGCGGCCCGCTCCCGACCCCGTTAGGCAGGATGGGGGAGAGTGGGCGGAGAAAGGCTGAAGCGGAGCGGCCACCGGAGACTGCTGTAACAGAAGAGAGGCAATGAAGTACTACGTAGTGGACCCGAGCGGTCAGAAGTACGGCCCCGCTGACATCGCCACGCTTCAGACGTGGGCCAGGGAAGGCCGTGTGACAGGCCACACGGTGCTCGAGGTGCAAGGCACGGGCCAGCGCACGAGCGCGGCTGAAGTGCTCGGCCATGGGACCTTCGCTGAGCAACCGGCGTTCGGGCAGCGGCCCGGCGGAGGCGCGTTCGGCGAGCAGGTGCCACAGATGGTACAGCCCGGCGGCGGCGCGCTGCCCTACGCGCTGCAGGGCAAGTTCAATTGGGGCGCGTTCCTCATGGGCTGGATCTGGGGCCTCAACCACAAGGCGTACATTACGCTCTTGCAGATACCGAATCGGCGGCCTGGGGGCATTTATCCCGTTCGCGCCCGGGGTCATCGGCCTAGCCTTCAACATCTGGGTCGGGTTCAAGGGCTTCGAATGGGCGTGGCAGAGCGGGCGCTTTCAAACGGTGGAGCACTGCCTCGAGGTGCAGCGCATCTGGATGCTCTGGGGCATCGGCTTGCTGATCGCGGGCATCGTCCTGGGGTGCGTCGGCGGGATCTTGTGGGCTATGCTGGCGGCTGTCGGAATGCGCCCGTCACCTTACTAGGGCCGTTCTTAGGCACCGGCGCGCGACAACGTCGCCGTTCCGAGTGCGCGTATCCCGGCACGGCGCCGGGAGCAGGTGCGATTATCCCTACCGCCCAGTTTTCAGAATGTCTCGAATCTCGGTCAACAGCGCCACGTCGGCTGGTGGCTCGGCGGCCGGCTCCGGTGCGGGCTGCTGTCTTCGCAACTTGTTGAACGACTTCACCAGCATGAACACCGCAAAGGACACGATGACGAAGTTGATCACCACGTTGATGAACACGCCGTAGTTTAGCGTCGCCGCCCCCGCCTTCGCCGCCGCATCTAGGCTCGGGTAGGGACCTTCTGGCGAACCCTCTTTCAGCACCACGAACATGTTCGAGAGGTCCACCCCGCCCAGCAGGACCCCGATGGGTGGCATCAACACGTCCGTCACCAGTGAAGCCACCACGGCTCCGAACGCCGTTCCCAAAATGAGGCCGATGGCAAGGTCGAGCATCGAGCCCTTGAGCGCGAACTCGCGAAACTCCTTCAGCACGTGATCCTCCTCATGCGTCGGTCCGCGTTTCCCGCGTTGCGTTCGCGCGGAACCTAACACGGCAGGAGAGTTCGCCGAGGGGCGAGAGACACCTTCCGAGCGCACGCATTCCGAGAGAAGGT
Protein-coding sequences here:
- a CDS encoding UDP-glucose/GDP-mannose dehydrogenase family protein translates to MRISVFGLGYVGAVSAACFAKSGHTVVGVDPDENKLRPIREGESPIVEKDLGEYLAESVAAGRLSVTSSAKDAVTATDVSLICVGTPSRPNGSLSTEYIERVCSEIGEALRDHDGYHCVVIRSTLVPGTFESLVIPTLERASGKKVGEGFGVAMNPEFLREGSAIFDFHNPPFTVIGTPFDRDFELVAAIYEGVQAPVFHTRLREAEMIKYVCNWFHALKVTFTNEVGMMCKAEGVDARRVMEIFCLDTKLNISTYYMKPGFAFGGSCLPKDVKAAVYRSRQLDIPLPVLEAIMPCNKLQIERLVERIQRYGKKQIGLLGLSFKPGTDDLRDSPLVTLAEHLIGKGYRLRIFDPNVSYAALFGSNKAFIEKEIPHIAEILSDDADEVIREAEVLIFSHNAPEFASLAPKTRAGQLCIDLAGVGRPEDYGGSYEGLYW
- the mscL gene encoding large conductance mechanosensitive channel protein MscL, with product MLKEFREFALKGSMLDLAIGLILGTAFGAVVASLVTDVLMPPIGVLLGGVDLSNMFVVLKEGSPEGPYPSLDAAAKAGAATLNYGVFINVVINFVIVSFAVFMLVKSFNKLRRQQPAPEPAAEPPADVALLTEIRDILKTGR